The genomic segment GGTCCGGGGCGTCATCGGGGGCGGCAGCACGAATTTCGGCGCCCAGGCCCTTGGTGGCAGGCCAGATCGCTTCCAGTTCGTCGATATCGTCGGCCACCTGTTCGCTGAAGGCCGCGTGCTGCGCCGGACTGATGTGCACGATTTCCATGCCGTGATCCGACAGCTGGCGGGCGTACTTGGCCTCCAGCGTGCGGTCGAGCTCGTTGTTGAAGCGTCCGGCGTCGGCTACCGCCTGTTCGATGATGTCGCGGTAGGCGTCCGGCAGATTGTCGTAGACACGCCGGTTCATGGCCACGAACTGGGTGCCGTAGGTGTGGTTGATGACGTCCATGTACGGACAGACCTCGTACAGGCTCAGGTTGTAGAGATAGTCGGCCGGCAGGTCGACGGCACTGACCACGTTGTTCTGTAATGCCAGGTACAGCTCGTTGAGTGGTATCGAGCTGGGCTTGGCGCCGAGCAGCTTGAAGGTCTGGGTCGCGCCCTTGGAGCCGGTCCGGATGAGCACGTTGGCCATGTCGGCGGGGCTGCGGATCGGTTGCTTGGAGCACAGCTGCCGCGGCAGCCGATCCCAGGTCTGGCTGAGCAGCTTGATATTGCGATTTTCCAGAATGCTGGCCGCCAGACGCTGGCCGATCGGCCCGTCCAGCACCTTGTGGATATGCGCCTGGCTGTCGAACAGAAACGGTACCTGCAGCAGGTTGTAGACCGGCTCGACATAGCCGAGGATGCCCAGACCCTCCATGGCCATGTCCAGCCCGCCGAGTGCGGTCTGCTCGACCATATCGCGGTTGCTGCCGAGCTGGTTGGCCGGATAGATCCGGACCGTGATCTGGCCCTGGCTGCGCTCGTGCACCAGTGCGGCGAACTTCTCCACCGCACGACCGCTGGGCGACTTGACCGGGGCATTGGTGCCGAAATGCAGCGTCAGCGGGTCGAGCTCGGCCAGCGGCCGGGCCTCGGCGTCGGCAGCCAGCGCAGGGGCTACCATCATGGCCATCAGCGCAAGCCCCAGGCATGCGAGAAGGCCGAGTCGGCGCGGGCGATGCGCGACGTGCAGGGGTCGGATCCTGACAGACGACATGGCGATCAGCTCCCGTAGACGAGATGCGGCAGCGCCAGAACCAGCGACGGCATGAAGATGCCGAGCACGATGATCGCCAGCAACAGCAGCAGATAGGGCAGTGCGCGCAGGAACACGCGCTGGGGCGGCGCCTCGGCGATAGAGGCGGCCAGATACAGGTTGATACCCACCGGCGGGGTCAACGTGCCGATACATAGCGCAATGGTGACCAGCACGTAGAAATGGATCGGGTTCAGCCCCGAGGCATCCACCAGGGGCGCGAGCAACGGCACCATCAGCAGCAGCCCCGCGGTGGTCGAAAGAATCGCGCCGATCAGCAGCGCGATCAGGATAATGACCATGAACAGCAGGTGGGGCGAGCTGATGAACACGTCCAGACTCTGGGTGAGCACGTGCGCAATCTGCTCACGGGTCAGCGCATAGGTATAGACCTTGGCCGCCGCCAGGATGAACATGATCGCTCCGCTGAGCGCAGCGGTGTACCACAGCTCGCTCACCACCTGGCGCAGGTCGATCTCGCGATAGACGAATTGGCCGATGATGAATACATACAGCACGGCGATCACCGCCGCCTCGGTGACCGTGACCACGCCCGTGACCAGGCCGCCCACGATGATCACAGGCGCCATCAACGCCCAGAATGCATCGAAGAAGGCATGCCGAAGCTCCGACCAGTCGGATTTCTCACCGCGTGGGAAGCCGGCGCGGTCGGCGATGAGATAGGTGAAGAGCATGGCCAGCGCGATGAATAGCAGGCCGGGAAGCGCGCCGCCGAGAAACATCTGCCCGACCGATACCTGGGCCAGCGAGGCACAGATGATCATGGGAATGCTCGGCGGGATGATCGGTCCGGCCACCGAGGCGGCCGCGGTAATCGCGCCCGCGTCTTCGGCGGAATAGCCATGTTTCTTCATCGCCGGGATCAGCACGCCGCCGAGCCCCGCGGTGTCCGCCACCGCTTCGCCGGAGATGCCGGCGAAGATCATGCTGGACAGAATGTTTACTTGCGCCAGGCCGCCCTTGGCGCGCCCGAGCAGGGCGTTGCAGAAGCGTACGATGCGCCGGGTGATGCCGCCATTGTTCATGAGCTGGCCGGCCAGGATGAACAACGGAATGGCGACCAGCACGAACGACGACGCGCCGGTCATCATCTGCTGGACGATCAGCATGCCTGGCACATCCTGCATGAAGAAATAGAAGATGCTCGATACGAGCAGGGCGATCGCGATCGGAAAGCCGAGTGCGATCAGAGCTACCAGCATCAGCAGCACGATGACGATCATGATCTCCTCCTGTCGTTAGGGTTTGAGCGCGGCCGCGTTTCAGCTGGGGCCGGCTGTCACCGGCGCGCCCCCGCGCCGGCCGGATACGAGGCCGATCAGATGCTGTGCCTCGAAAAGGGCGTAGCAGGCGAAGCCGACCGGGATCGCGCCGTAGAACCAGGCATAGGAGATCTGCAGCTGCTCGCTGTACAGCGACTGGTTGAACAGCGCCAGACGGATGCCGCTGTAGACGATGTACACACACGTCGCCAGTACCACGAGACTGATCACGATCGATAATCCGCGCGCCGGACGTACCGGCAGCAGGGTGTCGACCAGATCCATGGCCATGTGCCGGCGTTCGGCCGCGGCCACCGCCAGCCCGATGAAGCTCAGCCACACCATCAGCAGATGCGAGATCTCGGCGGTGGAGAACAGCGGCGAGCCGAGCGCGTAGCGCATGAACACGTTGGTGCCCAGCAGTGCGATCAGGCACACGATCAGCAGCACACAGAACTGTTTGAGAACCAGGAGCAATACATGCATGACGATGACCTCGAACGTCGGCCCAGCAGCGATCAGCGGGTGCCCGCTAGCACGCGATCGACCATGGCCGGGGCCTGGCCGAGATAGTTGGCCGGGTCGGTCAGCGCCTGGATCCGGGCACGATCCAGATGGGCGGTGACGCGTTCATCGGCCGCCAGCGCATCGGCCAGCGGCAATGCCTGGTCGCTGGCGATGCGACAGGCGCGATAGACGATGTCGTGAGCGGCCTGGCGACCGGTATGGTCGGCCAGTGCCATCATCACGGCTTCGGCGACGATCAGGCCGTGAGTCATGTCCAGGTTGGCAGCCATGCGCGCACCGTCGACCTCCAGACCGGCGAGCGCGAAGTTGGCCTGTGCCAAAGCCCCGGAAGTGAGCGCGAAGCTCTCGGGAATGGCGATCCATTCCGCCTGCCACGGGCCGGTCGCACGTTCGAAATCCTGGATGGAGGCATCGAGCATGGTCGCGGCCTGTTGGCGCACGCTCTTGGCCGCCGCACAGATGATTTCACAGGAGATCGGGTTGCGCTTCTGCGGCATCGTGCTACTGGCGCCGCGCCCGGGCACGAACGGTTCGAAGACTTCTCCGAACTCGGTGGCCATCATCAGCATCACATCCTGTGCGATCTTGCCCAGCGAGGCGGTGACCAGACCCAGCCAGTGGACAGCTTCAGTCAGGCTGTCGCGTGCGGTATGCCAGCTGATCGACGCCTGGCCAAGCCCGAGTTCGGCGGCGAGTTCAGCCTGTACCTCCAGACCACGATTGCCAAGCGAAGCCAGGGTACCGGCCGCGCCCGAGAATGCGACCACCTCGAGACGCGGTCGCAGCTGGGCCAGGCGTTCGTCGTGGCGGTCGAACATCGACAGCCAGACGGCCGCCTTGTAGCCGAAGGTGATCGGCAGCGCATGCTGCAGATGGGTCCGGCCGGCCATGGGGGTGTCCCGATGCCGGCGGGCCAGTTCGGCGAGTGTGGCGCGAAGCGTCTGCAGATCGGTCGCGACCAGATCCAGTGCTTCGCGCATCTGCAGTACGAGTGCGGTGTCCATGACGTCCTGCGTGGTCGCGCCCCAGTGCAGGTAGCCGCCGTGATCGCCGCAGTGTTCGCCCAGCTGCTCGACCAACGGCAGTATCGGATAGCCGACGTTCTCGGTGTCGTGTTTCAGCCGTTCCAAGTCGAGCCGGTCGTAGTCGGCAACCTCGGCAATGGTTTGTGCGGCGTCGGCGGGGATGATCCCCAGGCGTGCCTGAGCACGGGCCAACGCAACCTCGACGCGAATCTGGCATTCCAGCTGATGCCGGTCGGCGAATATGGCCCGCATGGCCGGCGTACTGAAACTGTCCTGATAGAGATACGAGTCGCGCACGGCGTCACCAAATGTACTTACTAAATAAAATGTACGTACATTTGTAGACGAGCGGGTATGAGGTGTCAACCGGGTATCGCAGCGATTGGGCGTTGCGTGACGAGGGCCAAACAGGGATCGTTGCGGCATGAAAACTCTCGTCGACCGGGTCGCGTATGCCCGAACCTAGGTATCAGCGGGTCGCCCGCGCGCTGTTCGGCGCGATCCGCGAGCAGCATTACCCGGTGGGCTCGCTACTGCCGCCGGAAGTCGAGCTGGCTCGACGGCACGGGGTCAGCCGACAGACCGTGCGCAAGGCGATCGAACAGCTCGAGCGCCAGCAGCTGGTGACCCGTCGCGCGGGCATCGGTACCCGCGTACAGGCGCCGGCGCAGGCAACCGGCTATCGCCAGCAACTGTCGTCGATCGACGATCTGGTGCAGTTCGGCGAAACCCATCAGCGTCGCGTCGAGCATATCCAGACCTGCGTCATCGATATCGACACCGCCGATGTACTGGAATGCGCGGCCGGCTCGCGTTGGCTGCGTATCGCCACCCAGCGTCTGGACAGCGGCCATCAGCCGCCGACGCCGGTGTGCTGGACGGACAACTTCATCGATATCGCACATGCCGCGATCGGCGAGCAGGTCACCCGGGAGCCCGATACTCTGATCAGCGCGCTGATCGAGCGCCGCTACGGCCGCCGAACACTGACCATCAATCAGAACGCCAGCGCCACCACCATGCCGGCCGAGGCGGCGGCCGTACTTGCGGTCCCGACCGGCTCACCGGCGCTGCGGGTGATCCGGCATTATCTCGACGAGCTCGACGACGTATTCATGATCACGCGTACTTTCCATATCGGCGAGCGCTACAGGCTGCGCTCGACGCTGTGCCACACCGCTGCTCCACTGGGCGACTGAGTCGGCGGGACATCGCGCCCGCGCTATCGCGGCATCGGTCGAAACACGGATTGAATCCAAACCCGGCGCCGCTGTATATATGCACAGTATGGAGCTGCTCAAAAAACTCGAGATCCTTGCCGATGCTGCCAAGTACGACGCATCGTGCTCGTCCAGCGGCACAAGCCGACGCTCGTCGGTGGGTGGGCAGGGCGTGGGCTCGTCGGAAGGTTCGGGCATTTGTCACGCGTACGCGCCCGACGGGCGATGCATCTCGCTGCTCAAGATTCTGCTGACCAATTTCTGTATCTACGAGTGCAGCTATTGCATCAATCGCAATTCGTCGAATGTGCAGCGGGCGCGCTTTACCACCCGGGAAGTGGTCGATCTGACCCTGGATTTCTACAAGCGCAATTATATCGAGGGGCTGTTTTTGTCCTCGGGCGTGATCCAGTCGCCGGACTACACGATGAGCCAGCTGGTAGAGGTCGCCCGCAGCCTGCGTATGGATCACGACTTTCGCGGCTATATCCATCTCAAGACCATTCCCGATGCCGACGGCCAACTGCTGGCCGATGCCGGGCGTTTTGCCGATCGGCTCAGCATCAACGTGGAACTGCCCACCCGGATTGCGCTTGCCGATCTGGCGCCGGAAAAGGACCATCGCACCATCAGGTTGTCGATGGCACGTATTCGCGCTCGCCAGGATGAATACGCCGAAGCCTCGCGTGGCGCACGAAAGATCAGCAATGCCACGCCGCGGCCGGCCAGGCCGCCGCGCTTCGCGCCGGCCGGCCAGTCCACCCAGATGATCGTCGGCGCGGAGCCGTCGACCGATGCCCAGATCCTGTCCACCACTGCGAACCTGTATTCGGCGTACAAGCTCAAGCGGGTTTATTTCTCGGCGTTTTCGCCGATCACGGATGCCAGCGCCAAGCTGCCGGCGCAGCGAACCTCGCTGGTACGCGAGCATCGGTTGTACCAATCCGACTGGCTGATTCGTTTCTATGGCTACGGTCACGACGAGATCACCGCCGGTGCGGATGCGGCACCCGCCCACGGCATGCTCGATCTGGATCTGGATCCCAAGCTCGCCTGGGCGCTGCGTAACCGCAGCTACTTTCCGGTGGACCTGAATCGAGATCCGCGCGAGCGACTGCTGCGCGTGCCGGGCGTGGGAGTCAAGAGTGTGAACAAGCTGCTGAAGATCCGGCGCTGGCAGAAGATTCGTCTCGAGGATCTGGTCGCTCTCAAAGCCGGCGTCAGAAAAGCCATGCCGTTCATCGTCTGTGCCAATCATCATCCTGGGTTGAGCGAAGTCGCCAGCGACGCCTTGCGTGCGCGGTTTGCCCCGGCGAGCGCGGCGCAGCAGAGTTTTGCATTCTAGCCTTGTGCCGTCCCGGATAAAGGTTTGCCAATGCCCTCGACCCGATCTTGCGTCTGTGTTCTGACCGGCGATATCGTCAAGTCCAGCGCGCTCGGAGCCGATCGGTTCGACGCGGTCATGGGCGCGCTCGAATCCGCAGCGGAGACGGTCGCGGCGTGGCCGCAGATCGCGCCGGTGCACTACGAACGTTTTCGCGGCGATGGTTGGCAGTTGTTGCTGGGCCAGCCGAAATGGGCGCTTCGAGTCAGCCTGTGTATGCGCGGCGCCATTCGCAGCGCCTGCGGAGCCGGCGAAACACGGCTGGCGGCCGGCATCGGGTCGGCCGATCGTGCCGACACGCTCGCCGCCTCGAGCGGTAGCGCATTCGAATGCTCGGGCCGTGGCCTCGAACGGTTGAAGACACACCAGCTCTGGTGGATCGACGGCGCGTTCGCTACCGCCGGCGAGCGTGCGCTCGCCCAGGGGCTTTTTTCGGTCTGCGACGGGTTGTCACGTCATTGGACCTCTCGACAGGCTGAAATCTTTCTGGCTCTGGTTCAACCGGAGGCGCCGACCATGGCCGCGCTCGCTGACCGGCTTTCAGTGCAGCCCCAGACCGTGCAGGTTCATTTCGCCCGGGCCGGCGGCCATGCGCTACTGGACGCCGTGCATGCGTTCGAACAGGCGCTGGAATGAAGTCCGACGATAACAGTCGTAAAAGGCTGTTTTCGGTAAAGCAGCTTGTTATGGCTGTCTATCCATGATCGTCCTGTGCTCGATGCACCGCAGGCGGACGTGATGCTCGAAACCGCGCTCTGTCTGCTGTTCGCGCACGTGCTGGCCGATTTCGTTGTCCAGACACGGGCCATGGTCGCCGCCAAGCACCGCTGGCCTGTTTTTGCCCTGCATATCGCCATCGTGGCCGTCACGGCCGGCGCCTGTCTGGGCACGGCGTCCGCCTCGGGTTGGGCGGCGCTGGGGGTGGTGGTCCTTTCACACGCAACGGTCGATTCAATCAAGACGTTTGCGTTGAACGAACGCTGGACCACGGCTGCGCCTTTCCGGGCGTTGCATATCTTCCTGCTCGATCAAACGGCGCATGTCGTATTCGCAGTGGTGGCCGCCTGGCTGTATCCGCAGGCGTTTGTCCTCGGCGCCTGGCCGAAGATACTCGACGCGGATGCCATCCGTTGGCTGCTGTCGTTCTATGTCCTGGCCGGCGGCTTCTGGCTGACTGTTCGGGTCGGTGATCTCCTGCTGGTGTCGTTCATGGCCGGGTTCCGCCGCCTCTGGCCCGCGCCGCGGCTCGTCCACAACGATCAGAGCGAGGAGTTGCCGCGGGCCGGGGCCTGGATCGGCTGGCTCGAACGCACGCTGGTTTTTCTGTTCGTACTGCTCGGCCAGTTCAATGCCATCGGCTTTGTAATGGCCGCCAAGTCGGTGTTGCGATTCGAATATGCCCGCCGGCCTTATCAGAGCGAAATCGTGATCATTGGCACGCTGGCCAGTTTCGGTTGGGCAATCGTCATCGCGCTGGTCACCCGGGCGGCGCTCGTCGAGCTGGGGCCGGGTATGGTGCGCCCGGCCGGAGGAGGTTGAACATGGAGCAGACGTCGCTGTTTGGCGAAGTTCGGAGCGCGCGCAATCAGGTGGCGGTGGCGTTCGTACCGGATTTTGCCGGCTGGCAGGCCGCGGCCCGAGCCCAATGGCAGGCCGGCACGCCGCCCGAGGCGATCTGGTGGCAGCCCGACCGCCAGGCCATGGCCGGGGGCGAGACGGACGGCAGTGCCCCACGGGTGCCGCGCGCTTTCGTCTCGCTGGCACGCACCGCTGCGTGTCATCGCAGTGCCGATCGATGGGCGCTTTTGTATCAGCTGCTCTGGCGGCTGACCCACGGCGAACGACATCTGCTCGAGTTGAGCGGCGACCCTCAGGTCGCGCGTGTCAACGCCTATGCCAAGGCCGTACGCCGCGATATCCACAAGATGAAAGCGTTCGTACGTTTTCGCGCCGTGGCCGAGCCCGACGCGCCGGACGACGCGCCACGTTATGTGGCTTGGTTCGAACCGGAGCATTTCATCGTGGAAAAGGCCAGCGGCTTTTTCCGGCGTCGATTCGCCAACATGCGCTGGTCGATTCTCACGCCGTATCGCTGTGCTCACTACGAAGGCGCGAGTGCTGGCGGCGTCTGGTTCTCGCCCGGCACCGACAAGTCGGCAGCGCCCGAGGGCGATGTGCTCGAGGACGCGTGGCGAACCTACTACCGCAGCATATTCAATCCGGCCCGGGTCAAGATATCGGCCATGCGGTCCGAGATGCCTGTCAAGTACTGGAAGAACATGCCTGAAGCGCACCTCATTCCGCAGTTGCTGCGCGAGGCCGATCGGCGCGTCGAGGTCATGCAGGAGCAGGTCAAGGATCGGGACGTCATGCGCTGCGGACCGCGGCCGATCAGTCCGGAAGCCGAACATGCCCATGCCTTGGCTCGCAGCCCTGCCAATACGCTCGACCGGCTCGCACTGCAGGCACGTACCTGTTGCAACTGTCCGCTGGGCGAGAAGGCCACGCAGACAGTCTTCGGCGAAGGACCGCGTACGGCCCGCGTGATGATCGTGGGCGAGCAGCCAGGCGACTCAGAAGACCTGGCGGGGCGGCCATTCGTGGGCCCGGCCGGACAACTGCTCGATCGTGCGCTGGCTCAGGCCGGGATCGATCGTGCCGCGCTGTACCTCACCAACGCGGTCAAGCACTTCAAGTTCGAGCCGCGTGGCAAGCGTCGTCTGCATGCCCGACCGGACGATGCGGAAGTCTTCGCTTGCAAGCCCTGGCTGGACAACGAGATCGAGCTGGTCGAGCCGACCCTGATCGTGGCCATGGGCGCAACGGCCGGGCGGGTACTTCTGGGCCGGCCTGTGCAGGTTACTCGCGAGCGCGGCATGATCGTCTCCCATGGTGATCGGCGCATTCTGCTGACCGTGCATCCGTCGTATCTGCTGCGCCTGCCCGACGCCCAGGTCGCCAAACGTGCCACGGCGCAGTTCAGCCGTGATCTCGCCCAGGCACGCGCTTGGCTGTAAACCTAGTGCCGTTGCGGCACGTCAGTACAGGATGAATACCACGCAAGCCGCGGTCATTCCGCCCATTACGGCGTTGAAGATGCGCCAGCTGCGGGCGCTGGTGAGGACACGTGATATTGCCATGCCGAAGCCCGCCCAGAACGAGATACAGGGAAACGCGACCAGCTCCATCAGCAGTGCCAGCACCAGGGCGTTGAAAAACACCGGTCCGTCGTCGGGTAGGAAGCTCGCCATCAACGTCAGCCCCATGACCCAGGCCTTGGGATTGGCGAACTGGAACAGCGCGGCCTGCCACAAGGTGAGCGGCCGCGCATCGGCGTCATGGGCCAGCGAGGGCGGCGGCGCCGATGCGATCTTCCAGGCCAGATACAGCAGATAGACCGCACCCGCGATGCGCAGCCCCTGCTGGACCAGTGGAAATCGCTGGAAAACGATGCCGAGACCCAGTGCGATCGCGGTGAACAGCACCAGACAGCCAATCATGATGCCGAGAATATGCGGCAGTGTCCGGCGATATCCGTACAGCGCCCCCGATGCGGTGAGCATGACGTTGTTGGGACCGGGTGTGGCAGTCATGGATACGGCAAACAGAACAACCGAGAACAACCAGCTGGCGGACATCATCACAGCATTTCACTTCTTTGATTGTATGGGTACAATATTCGTCCCAATCTCTTG from the Salinisphaera sp. T31B1 genome contains:
- a CDS encoding putative DNA modification/repair radical SAM protein — encoded protein: MELLKKLEILADAAKYDASCSSSGTSRRSSVGGQGVGSSEGSGICHAYAPDGRCISLLKILLTNFCIYECSYCINRNSSNVQRARFTTREVVDLTLDFYKRNYIEGLFLSSGVIQSPDYTMSQLVEVARSLRMDHDFRGYIHLKTIPDADGQLLADAGRFADRLSINVELPTRIALADLAPEKDHRTIRLSMARIRARQDEYAEASRGARKISNATPRPARPPRFAPAGQSTQMIVGAEPSTDAQILSTTANLYSAYKLKRVYFSAFSPITDASAKLPAQRTSLVREHRLYQSDWLIRFYGYGHDEITAGADAAPAHGMLDLDLDPKLAWALRNRSYFPVDLNRDPRERLLRVPGVGVKSVNKLLKIRRWQKIRLEDLVALKAGVRKAMPFIVCANHHPGLSEVASDALRARFAPASAAQQSFAF
- a CDS encoding DUF3307 domain-containing protein, which encodes MLDAPQADVMLETALCLLFAHVLADFVVQTRAMVAAKHRWPVFALHIAIVAVTAGACLGTASASGWAALGVVVLSHATVDSIKTFALNERWTTAAPFRALHIFLLDQTAHVVFAVVAAWLYPQAFVLGAWPKILDADAIRWLLSFYVLAGGFWLTVRVGDLLLVSFMAGFRRLWPAPRLVHNDQSEELPRAGAWIGWLERTLVFLFVLLGQFNAIGFVMAAKSVLRFEYARRPYQSEIVIIGTLASFGWAIVIALVTRAALVELGPGMVRPAGGG
- a CDS encoding UdgX family uracil-DNA binding protein (This protein belongs to the uracil DNA glycosylase superfamily, members of which act in excision repair of DNA. However, it belongs more specifically to UdgX branch, whose founding member was found to bind uracil in DNA (where it does not belong), without cleaving it, appears to promote DNA repair by a pathway involving RecA, rather than base excision.); amino-acid sequence: MEQTSLFGEVRSARNQVAVAFVPDFAGWQAAARAQWQAGTPPEAIWWQPDRQAMAGGETDGSAPRVPRAFVSLARTAACHRSADRWALLYQLLWRLTHGERHLLELSGDPQVARVNAYAKAVRRDIHKMKAFVRFRAVAEPDAPDDAPRYVAWFEPEHFIVEKASGFFRRRFANMRWSILTPYRCAHYEGASAGGVWFSPGTDKSAAPEGDVLEDAWRTYYRSIFNPARVKISAMRSEMPVKYWKNMPEAHLIPQLLREADRRVEVMQEQVKDRDVMRCGPRPISPEAEHAHALARSPANTLDRLALQARTCCNCPLGEKATQTVFGEGPRTARVMIVGEQPGDSEDLAGRPFVGPAGQLLDRALAQAGIDRAALYLTNAVKHFKFEPRGKRRLHARPDDAEVFACKPWLDNEIELVEPTLIVAMGATAGRVLLGRPVQVTRERGMIVSHGDRRILLTVHPSYLLRLPDAQVAKRATAQFSRDLAQARAWL
- a CDS encoding TRAP transporter substrate-binding protein; this encodes MMVAPALAADAEARPLAELDPLTLHFGTNAPVKSPSGRAVEKFAALVHERSQGQITVRIYPANQLGSNRDMVEQTALGGLDMAMEGLGILGYVEPVYNLLQVPFLFDSQAHIHKVLDGPIGQRLAASILENRNIKLLSQTWDRLPRQLCSKQPIRSPADMANVLIRTGSKGATQTFKLLGAKPSSIPLNELYLALQNNVVSAVDLPADYLYNLSLYEVCPYMDVINHTYGTQFVAMNRRVYDNLPDAYRDIIEQAVADAGRFNNELDRTLEAKYARQLSDHGMEIVHISPAQHAAFSEQVADDIDELEAIWPATKGLGAEIRAAAPDDAPDQPATADAQP
- a CDS encoding LysE family translocator → MMSASWLFSVVLFAVSMTATPGPNNVMLTASGALYGYRRTLPHILGIMIGCLVLFTAIALGLGIVFQRFPLVQQGLRIAGAVYLLYLAWKIASAPPPSLAHDADARPLTLWQAALFQFANPKAWVMGLTLMASFLPDDGPVFFNALVLALLMELVAFPCISFWAGFGMAISRVLTSARSWRIFNAVMGGMTAACVVFILY
- a CDS encoding TRAP transporter large permease; protein product: MIVIVLLMLVALIALGFPIAIALLVSSIFYFFMQDVPGMLIVQQMMTGASSFVLVAIPLFILAGQLMNNGGITRRIVRFCNALLGRAKGGLAQVNILSSMIFAGISGEAVADTAGLGGVLIPAMKKHGYSAEDAGAITAAASVAGPIIPPSIPMIICASLAQVSVGQMFLGGALPGLLFIALAMLFTYLIADRAGFPRGEKSDWSELRHAFFDAFWALMAPVIIVGGLVTGVVTVTEAAVIAVLYVFIIGQFVYREIDLRQVVSELWYTAALSGAIMFILAAAKVYTYALTREQIAHVLTQSLDVFISSPHLLFMVIILIALLIGAILSTTAGLLLMVPLLAPLVDASGLNPIHFYVLVTIALCIGTLTPPVGINLYLAASIAEAPPQRVFLRALPYLLLLLAIIVLGIFMPSLVLALPHLVYGS
- a CDS encoding TRAP transporter small permease, coding for MHVLLLVLKQFCVLLIVCLIALLGTNVFMRYALGSPLFSTAEISHLLMVWLSFIGLAVAAAERRHMAMDLVDTLLPVRPARGLSIVISLVVLATCVYIVYSGIRLALFNQSLYSEQLQISYAWFYGAIPVGFACYALFEAQHLIGLVSGRRGGAPVTAGPS
- a CDS encoding GntR family transcriptional regulator encodes the protein MPEPRYQRVARALFGAIREQHYPVGSLLPPEVELARRHGVSRQTVRKAIEQLERQQLVTRRAGIGTRVQAPAQATGYRQQLSSIDDLVQFGETHQRRVEHIQTCVIDIDTADVLECAAGSRWLRIATQRLDSGHQPPTPVCWTDNFIDIAHAAIGEQVTREPDTLISALIERRYGRRTLTINQNASATTMPAEAAAVLAVPTGSPALRVIRHYLDELDDVFMITRTFHIGERYRLRSTLCHTAAPLGD
- the pcaB gene encoding 3-carboxy-cis,cis-muconate cycloisomerase, yielding MRDSYLYQDSFSTPAMRAIFADRHQLECQIRVEVALARAQARLGIIPADAAQTIAEVADYDRLDLERLKHDTENVGYPILPLVEQLGEHCGDHGGYLHWGATTQDVMDTALVLQMREALDLVATDLQTLRATLAELARRHRDTPMAGRTHLQHALPITFGYKAAVWLSMFDRHDERLAQLRPRLEVVAFSGAAGTLASLGNRGLEVQAELAAELGLGQASISWHTARDSLTEAVHWLGLVTASLGKIAQDVMLMMATEFGEVFEPFVPGRGASSTMPQKRNPISCEIICAAAKSVRQQAATMLDASIQDFERATGPWQAEWIAIPESFALTSGALAQANFALAGLEVDGARMAANLDMTHGLIVAEAVMMALADHTGRQAAHDIVYRACRIASDQALPLADALAADERVTAHLDRARIQALTDPANYLGQAPAMVDRVLAGTR